The proteins below come from a single Papaver somniferum cultivar HN1 chromosome 11, ASM357369v1, whole genome shotgun sequence genomic window:
- the LOC113324276 gene encoding uncharacterized protein LOC113324276 yields the protein MVLCGKNLNQLQLCKTHKRFIPPIKDFKKVSKLTQSSEVMGEVVAIEPKDAIPVGNVPVKVCVNVDISMPMRRGFKCSTYAGVTKWQQFFYERQPKNICMECYIINHSKNACEAAAIFLKKAHDKPYFMGKVNNVRKTINAVKATSELASTKVPIVKTSQKNFVKSTSFIRPKDGEVINLDSILREEGITTEDDSRLGKRHRLDEVADKGHSTLESTPQSTMVNPISAFINTQQITTGDNSSLQAHKGNQDKSCIAEIAKAWEKYVNGSAAFKLIKRLQFTRIILSRWNKTHFRDINQHADDLRNKLNTIQSLPCSQENSSQALEVSKELQRWHQIQHDFNKQKSRDTFLNDIDNNTKYFHTLTKRKRSRNNIYSMKDDDGYWVHSRDEVASLLTKHFKDISTSSTHIIKGHHYNHIPTLIT from the exons ATGGTGCTTTGTGGAAAAAACTTGAATCAGTTACAACTCTGCAAAACTCATAAGCGTTTCATCCCGCCAATCAAGGATTTCAAAAAAGTTTCAAAATTAACGCAGTCAAGCGAG GTTATGGGAGAAGTCGTGGCTATAGAACCCAAAGATGCTATTCCAGTCGGTAATGTTCCTGTTAAGGTTTGTGTTAATGTAGATATATCTATGCCCATGAGAAGAGGTTTCAAATGTTCAACGTATGCTGGAGTCACAAAGTGGCAGCAATTCTTCTATGAGCGACAGCCAAAAAACATCTGCATGGAGTGCTAtattatcaatcactcaaaaaaTGCTTGTGAAGCTGCTGCTATTTTTCTGAAGAAGGCTCATGATAAACCTTATTTTATGGGGAAGGTAAATAATGTTCGCAAGACTATCAATGCTGTCAAGGCCACTTCGGAGCTTGCTTCAACAAAAGTTCCAATAGTCAAGACTAGCCAGAAAAATTTTGTGAAATCAACCAGCTTTATCCGTCCTAAAGATGGTGAAGTCATCAATTTGGATTCTATCCTTAGAGAAGAAGGAATCACTACGGAAGATGATAGTAGACTTGGAAAGAGGCATCGGTTAGATGAAGTAGCGGACAAAGGCCACTCAACTTTAGAGTCTACTCCACAAAGCACCATGGTGAATCCAATTTCAGCCTTCATAAATACTCAACAGATCACAACCGGAGATAATTCATCTTTGCAGGCACACAAGGGGAATCAG GATAAAAGTTGTATTGCTGAAATTGCCAAAGCTTGGGAAAAATATGTGAATGGTTCTGCAGCTTTTAAACTTATCAAGAGATTGCAGTTTACAAGAATTATTCTTTCAAGATGGAATAAGACTCATTTTAGAGACATTAATCAGCATGCAGATGACCTCCGGAATAAGCTCAATACAATTCAATCCTTACCTTGTTCACAAGAAAATTCTTCTCAAGCTCTAGAAGTTAGTAAAGAATTGCAAAGATGGCATCAAATTCAGCATGATTTCAACAAACAAAAGTCCAGAGATACTTTCTTGAATGATATAGATAATAACACAAAGTATTTTCATACATTAACTAAAAGGAAAAGGTCAAGAAACAACATATATTCAATGAAAGATGATGATGGTTACTGGGTTCACTCAAGAGATGAGGTTGCTTCTTTATTAACTAAACATTTTAAAGATATTAGTACTTCTTCTACTCACATCATTAAGGGACACCATTACAATCATATTCCAACTTTAATCACTTAA
- the LOC113322044 gene encoding tubulin beta-1 chain translates to MREILHIQGGQCGNQIGSKFWEVVCDEHGIDPTGKYVGTSDLQLERVNVYYNEASCGRFVPRAVLMDLEPGTMDSVRTGPYGQIFRPDNFVFGQSGAGNNWAKGHYTEGAELIDSVLDVVRKEAENCDCLQGFQVCHSLGGGTGSGMGTLLISKIREEYPDRMMLTFSVFPSPKVSDTVVEPYNATLSVHQLVENADECMVLDNEALYDICFRTLKLTTPSFGDLNHLISATMSGVTCCLRFPGQLNSDLRKLAVNLIPFPRLHFFMVGFAPLTSRGSQMYRALTVPELTQQMWDSKNMMCAADPRHGRYLTASAMFRGKMSTKEVDEQMINVQNKNSSYFVEWIPNNIKSSVCDIPPRGLSMASTFIGNSTSIQEMFRRVSEQFTAMFRRKAFLHWYTGEGMDEMEFTEAESNMNDLVSEYQQYQEATADEEGEYEDEEEELQEM, encoded by the exons ATGAGAGAAATACTTCACATTCAAGGTGGACAATGTGGTAACCAAATCGGATCTAAGTTTTGGGAGGTGGTTTGTGATGAACATGGTATTGATCCAACTGGGAAGTACGTCGGAACATCAGATCTGCAGCTAGAGAGAGTTAATGTTTACTACAATGAAGCTTCTTGTGGAAGATTCGTTCCTCGTGCTGTACTCATGGATCTTGAGCCTGGGACTATGGACAGTGTTCGAACTGGTCCTTATGGTCAGATCTTTCGTCCTGATAACTTTGTTTTTGGACAATCTGGTGCTGGTAACAATTGGGCTAAAGGGCATTATACTGAAGGAGCTGAACTCATCGATTCAGTTCTTGATGTTGTCAGGaaagaagctgagaattgtgacTGCCTTCAAG GTTTTCAAGTATGCCACTCATTGGGTGGAGGAACTGGCTCTGGGATGGGTACTTTGTTGATCTCCAAGATCAGAGAAGAGTACCCTGACCGAATGATGCTCACATTCTCCGTATTTCCTTCGCCTAAGGTTTCAGATACAgtagttgagccttataatgcaACCCTCTCTGTTCATCAGTTAGTTGAAAATGCTGATGAGTGCATGGTCTTGGATAATGAAGCCTTGTATGACATTTGCTTCAGGACCCTCAAGCTAACAACTCCTAGCT TTGGTGATCTGAACCATCTTATCTCTGCTACCATGAGTGGCGTTACCTGCTGCCTTAGGTTCCCTGGGCAACTTAATTCTGACCTCAGGAAGCTCGCCGTGAATTTGATACCCTTCCCTCGTCTTCATTTCTTCATGGTTGGCTTTGCCCCACTCACCTCACGTGGGTCCCAAATGTATCGCGCTTTGACAGTGCCAGAGCTCACTCAGCAGATGTGGGACTCAAAAAACATGATGTGTGCTGCTGACCCAAGGCACGGACGATACCTCACTGCGTCTGCCATGTTTAGAGGAAAAATGAGCACCAAAGAAGTTGACGAGCAGATGATTAATGTGCAAAATAAGAACTCATCCTACTTTGTCGAGTGGATCCCGAATAACATCAAGTCAAGCGTCTGTGATATTCCACCAAGGGGTCTATCAATGGCGTCGACCTTCATCGGAAACTCAACTTCTATCCAGGAAATGTTCAGGAGAGTGAGTGAACAATTCACAGCTATGTTTAGAAGAAAGGCTTTCTTGCATTGGTATACTGGTGAAGGAATGGATGAGATGGAATTCACTGAGGCAGAGAGCAACATGAATGATCTTGTTTCTGAGTACCAGCAGTACCAGGAAGCTACTGCTGACGAGGAAGGTGAATATGAGGACGAAGAAGAGGAGTTACAGGAGATGTGA